A DNA window from Ostrea edulis chromosome 5, xbOstEdul1.1, whole genome shotgun sequence contains the following coding sequences:
- the LOC130055203 gene encoding BTB/POZ domain-containing protein 3-like translates to MLTHQIHCDVTFRVGKEGKLVLAHKYVLSSRSPVFDAMVYGDLAESDDIRVPDIEPSSFDALLRFLYCDDVSFTPDTVTSVLYAADKYGVDDLVTTIKSYLDQNITNETVLTILESAKLFNLEDLLKKCKNFIESDPFTVFQSSSALEITKETLTYIISLDSLVMDELEIYQFLINGLKISVIEWE, encoded by the exons ATGCTTACTCACCAGatccattgtgacgtcacattcaGAGTTGGAAAAGAGGGTAAACTTGTACTCGCCCATAAGTATGTTCTGTCCAGCAGAAGTCCAGTCTTTGATGCCATGGTGTATGGCGACCTGGCGGAATCGGACGACATCAGAGTTCCAGACATCGAGCCGTCTTCATTTGATGCGCTGTTACG ATTTCTGTATTGTGATGACGTCAGCTTTACCCCGGATACAGTAACCTCTGTGTTGTATGCCGCAGACAAATACGGAGTTGATGATTTGGTGACAACAATAAAATCATACCTGGATCAAAATATTACCAACGAAACTGTTCTTACAATTTTAGaaagtgcaaaattatttaaCCTTGAAGATCTTCTTAAAAAGTGCAAGAATTTCATTGAATCAGATCCTTTTACTGTCTTCCAATCCTCCTCTGCTTTAGAGATAACGAAAGAAACCCTTACATACATTATCTCCCTTGATTCTCTGGTAATGGATGAGCTGGAGATTTATCAGTTTCTCATAAATGGGCTGAAGATCAGTGTGATAGAGTGGGAATAG